The genomic stretch TTACTTGCGGCATCCACATTCGCTGTAATTGTAGCAATTCCCCCTTGGAGCTGGGCCGAATTACTTTCGTTATAAAGTACTTTTAATTGTGCAGGTGCAGTTTGTTGTTTAGACTTCACCTGGTCTTGAAAGCCTTTGTTAATGACGATAACAAAGTCTGTTTTTCCATCAGATAATAATTTTTTTGATTTTAATTCATTCGTTTTTTTATGAATTTTTAGCGATTTCTGGCTATCCAAAACTGCAGTGATCTGTTTACTTGCTTGAGATTTGTCATAGTCAATTAAATTTACTGAATAGCTAGTTGTATTCCCATCGTTAAATATTAGTCCGAAAATAATCATAAAGAAAAATGGAAACAGTAGTGTCCAGACTAAGGCTTGACGATTACGCACATAAATTCGAAGTTGTGCTAAAGTCAATTGATAATAAGCCTTCATTCTTCACGCAACCCCCTTCCAGTCATATGTAGGAATACATCCTCAAGAGTAGCGGTTCTTGTTGATAAATCAGAAATCGTCAAATCTTCTTGTTTTGTATACTCTAATAAAGCCATTAAAGTAGCTTGAAGATTACGCGTATACAATGTAACGAAATCATGATTTATGACAACATTCATTACACTATCTAAATGTGTAAACTTATCTTCTTGCTCTGGCGATTTAGTTTTAAATTCAATCGCACTTTCAGCCGAGATTGAACTAACTAAATTATTTGGTGTATCAAGGGCAATTAATTTTCCTTTATCCATAATGCCGATTCGATCGGCTAATACATGAGCCTCATCCATGTAGTGAGTTGATAATACAACTGTTTTACCGCGTTCTTTTAGCTTTAAAATGATGTCCCATAATGTTCTGCGAGCTTGTGGGTCAAGTCCTGTAGTTGGCTCATCTAAGAATATAATTTGAGGGTCATGAATCAACGCTAACGCGATCGCTAATCGCTGCTTTTGCCCTCCAGATAGTCCTTTTACTAGACTATTTTGCTTTTCGGTTAATAGCATTTCATCAATCAATGGTTGAATTGGGATATGACTTGGATAGAAGCTAGCATACATCTCAATGATTTCTTTTACTTTTAACAAATCGAATAAAGATGTCGACTGAAGCTGTATACCAATCTCTTGTTTTATTTTATTTGAGTCCTTCCCAATCTTATGCCCTGCAATCGTAGCAGCTCCTTCATCTGGCTTTCTTAAGCCTACAAGCATTTCCATTGTTGTAGATTTGCCTGCTCCATTTGGGCCAAGCAATCCAAAAACTTCACCTTTTTCAACTTCAAAACTAATTCCATCTACTGCATAAAAATTTCCATAACGCTTTTTAAGGTTTTCAACTTCAATAATTGAACTCATTGTTTTATCTTCACCTCGTCTAATTAACTATTAAAAAGAATGAAATTTCTTTTTTTAATCAGCCTGCTAAGTATATAATGCAAAATTTAATTTATTTGTCGAAAAAGATAAACATTAATAATTTTTAATGATAAAATTACATTTTTTTCCATCTATTCTTATTCCATACTATACAAGACTTCTAAAACAATTAGTACCATTTATGTAATAATCATTTACATTTTATAACTTTATTGTAACGTCCATGTTGTCACTCTGTAATACTCATCGTTTACAATATGTTGGACATAAAACAAATAAAATGGCTATGTTTTTTGTGTTGGTATCTTTTACACGGCCATAAAAACAAGGTGATAAAAATGAGAATAGAACGTGAAAAATGGTTGGATGTTGCCAAAATGATCGGTATCTTTTTGG from Arthrobacter citreus encodes the following:
- a CDS encoding ATP-binding cassette domain-containing protein; protein product: MSSIIEVENLKKRYGNFYAVDGISFEVEKGEVFGLLGPNGAGKSTTMEMLVGLRKPDEGAATIAGHKIGKDSNKIKQEIGIQLQSTSLFDLLKVKEIIEMYASFYPSHIPIQPLIDEMLLTEKQNSLVKGLSGGQKQRLAIALALIHDPQIIFLDEPTTGLDPQARRTLWDIILKLKERGKTVVLSTHYMDEAHVLADRIGIMDKGKLIALDTPNNLVSSISAESAIEFKTKSPEQEDKFTHLDSVMNVVINHDFVTLYTRNLQATLMALLEYTKQEDLTISDLSTRTATLEDVFLHMTGRGLREE